A genomic segment from Nicotiana sylvestris chromosome 1, ASM39365v2, whole genome shotgun sequence encodes:
- the LOC104245975 gene encoding probable E3 ubiquitin-protein ligase RHB1A codes for MGGCCCSSRKPPQLHGTPIFYYFPPASEEYESLTSDDSAATALTSGFLDDLNLDRSTPDTYRAPPAPIPFEVVLGHPQSRGSEFTEEPLLHNSYESTCKDIKQSDCKAETEFLLASLKKTGIGLVKSNPPIIQSADEEDVCPTCLEEYDGDNPRIVAKCNHHFHLSCILEWMERSQTCPICNQDMIYEDL; via the exons ATGGGAGGTTGCTGTTGCTCTTCAAGGAAGCCGCCCCAGCTTCATGGAACACCAATCTTTTACTAT TTCCCACCAGCTTCTGAAGAGTATGAGTCCTTGACATCTGATGATAGCGCTGCTACTGCACTTACCTCTGGCTTCCTGGATGATTTGAACCTAGATAGATCAACACCTGACACTTACCGTGCTCCTCCTGCACCAATTCCGTTTGAAGTAGTTTTGGGGCATCCACAGTCCAGGGGTTCCGAGTTCACAGAAGAACCATTACTTCACAATAGCTATGAGAGTACTTGTAAAGATATTAAGCAATCTGATTGCAAAGCTGAAACAGAATTTCTTCTTGCCTCCCTAAAGAAAACAGGGATTGGCCTTGTAAAATCAAATCCACCTATTATTCAATCAGCTGACGAAGAGGATGTTTGTCCCACATGTCTTGAAG AATATGATGGTGACAATCCAAGAATAGTTGCAAAATGTAACCACCATTTTCATCTTTCATGCATTCTTGAGTGGATGGAAAGAAGTCAAACATGCCCAATATGCAATCAG GATATGATATATGAAGACCTATGA
- the LOC104245978 gene encoding pentatricopeptide repeat-containing protein At2g46050, mitochondrial — MIITTKYRYIPIPIISFNQQLLFLTTTAATISSPLARVEASVPTVKLTHYNDSSKSHTCISNALKISAKRGNFDEGKLIHANIIKLGMTSVLSLGNQLLHVYVKCKELADACKLFDEMCVRNIVTWNTLICGLRYSTERFNANIHLGFRYFKQMLMESVPPDCISFCGLLRLCLELKDGVWLGKELHCAIVKLGYDQSCFLGANLVDLYAKFGLVGEARCVLDGVLARDLVLWNVMISCYVLNGLGDEAFCLFNLMRFEGFEGDEFTFASLLNSCASLGFYDLGRQIQGLAIKICLNMDVVVESALVDMYAKNEHITDARKVFDAMAFRNVVSWNTIIVGYGRRGDGKEAVDLLKRMLREDFVPDELTLASVLSSCSNLAMAPEVIQVHAYAVKYVCSNSLSIGNALINAYSKCGSIVHAYQSFSSIKAPDLVSWTSMIGAYASHGFPKEAIQLFDKMLVNGVKPDRIVFLEVLSACSHGGLFCKGMQYFRLMTNFYQIMPSSEHYTCLVDLLGRLGLLNEAYEVVNSMPAESKADSLKAFIGSCNIHGNMNLAKWAAEKLFVIDPNDTATYVLMSNLYASDSNWLDAALIWKMARERLHKKSPGCSVEIAGGINRLA, encoded by the coding sequence ATGATTATTACTACCAAATACCGCTACATTCCAATTCCAATCATTTCCTTTAACCAGCAGTTATTATTTCTAACGACCACTGCCGCCACCATTAGTTCACCTTTAGCTAGAGTAGAAGCTTCAGTTCCTACTGTTAAGCTTACCCATTATAATGATTCAAGTAAATCCCACACTTGTATTTCCAATGCCCTTAAAATTTCAGCAAAAAGGGGCAATTTTGATGAAGGTAAACTCATACACGCAAATATAATTAAGTTGGGTATGACTAGCGTGCTTTCCCTGGGAAACCAGCTCTTGCATGTTTATGTAAAATGCAAAGAGCTTGCTGATGCATGCAAGCTGTTCGATGAAATGTGCGTTAGAAATATTGTAACTTGGAATACGTTGATATGTGGTTTGAGGTATTCTACGGAGCGTTTTAATGCAAATATTCATCTGGGGTTCCGTTATTTCAAGCAAATGTTGATGGAATCGGTGCCTCCTGATTGCATTTCTTTCTGTGGGTTGCTCCGACTGTGTCTGGAGTTAAAGGATGGTGTTTGGTTGGGTAAGGAGTTACATTGTGCAATTGTGAAGCTGGGATATGATCAAAGTTGTTTTCTTGGTGCCAATCTTGTTGATCTGTATGCAAAGTTTGGGTTGGTTGGAGAGGCTAGGTGTGTTCTTGATGGGGTTTTGGCGCGTGATTTGGTGTTATGGAATGTTATGATTTCTTGCTATGTACTGAATGGTTTGGGTGACGAGGCTTTCTGTTTATTCAATTTGATGAGATTTGAGGGGTTTGAGGGGGATGAGTTTACATTTGCTAGTCTACTTAATTCCTGCGCGAGTTTGGGGTTTTATGACTTAGGTAGGCAGATACAAGGACTTGCCATTAAAATTTGCCTTAACATGGATGTGGTGGTTGAAAGTGCACTTGTTGATATGTATGCCAAGAATGAACATATAACCGATGCTCGCAAGGTTTTTGACGCGATGGCCTTCAGAAATGTGGTCTCTTGGAATACTATTATTGTAGGTTATGGACGCCGTGGAGATGGGAAGGAAGCTGTTGACCTTCTGAAAAGGATGTTAAGAGAGGATTTTGTTCCTGACGAACTCACTTTGGCTAGTGTCCTTAGTTCATGTAGTAACTTAGCGATGGCCCCTGAAGTTATACAAGTACATGCTTATGCAGTAAAATATGTATGCTCAAATTCTTTATCAATTGGAAACGCATTGATAAATGCATACTCAAAGTGTGGTAGTATTGTTCATGCTTACCAGTCCTTCAGCTCAATAAAAGCACCAGATCTTGTGTCATGGACCTCAATGATTGGAGCTTATGCATCTCACGGTTTTCCAAAGGAAGCTATTCAACTTTTTGACAAAATGTTGGTAAATGGTGTGAAGCCAGATAGAATTGTATTTCTAGAGGTTCTCTCTGCATGTAGCCATGGTGGTCTTTTTTGTAAAGGGATGCAGTATTTCCGTTTGATGACTAATTTCTACCAAATTATGCCAAGCTCAGAACACTATACCTGTCTCGTAGATCTTTTAGGACGATTAGGCCTTCTGAATGAGGCTTATGAAGTTGTAAACTCAATGCCAGCTGAATCCAAAGCAGATTCCCTGAAGGCTTTCATTGGCTCTTGTAATATCCATGGAAATATGAATTTGGCAAAATGGGCAGCAGAAAAGCTTTTTGTTATAGATCCGAATGATACTGCTACTTACGTCCTTATGTCAAACCTGTATGCCTCTGATAGTAATTGGCTTGATGCAGCCTTGATCTGGAAAATGGCAAGAGAGAGGTTGCATAAGAAGTCACCAGGCTGTAGCGTGGAAATTGCTGGTGGAATTAACAGATTAGCATGA
- the LOC104245977 gene encoding G-type lectin S-receptor-like serine/threonine-protein kinase SD2-2, with protein sequence MVPQIVLILLISMAFGVSSIPNASSEITKSRNHNVNMTHVAKSTEEFFPTGRKLGSLKGSRKLESLNESRVVLSGNITILSENNTFELGFFKTNDETKWYLGIWFASVPTPTYVWVANRERPIKNPSLATMEITEDGKLVVKEDSRTIVWETSNLDKAKDVKLLDQGNLVLVSSEGNLVWQSFDFPTDTWLPGMNLTATKWLTSWKSSTDPSQGRYSLRLQPSSYGEIVLVYNGTYPYWSTGNWSENAFVGVPEMTVPYIYKFNFISPFTPMASFGYSEVSLENGMPPPLTRFIVDFTGQIKQFTWFQQAQSWNMFWSQPENLCKTYGLCGNLGFCNSKTLNPCKCLPGFSPLDSDSWDAGDFSGGCRRESNEICSKKDGFEEVGMVSYDGARVVSITGTRSECERECLGNCSCIGLYHNEKTKLCKNLYVSLLNLRNLTSDGTIEDKLYVRVQGGGNAQKKQIQGRLLLIEMICGFVVILSVGIGTFLVLKRRRIRKKNKEEEDVFPIMNLKVFSYKELNAATKGFSEKLGHGGFGTVFLGELSDSSLVAVKRLERPGGGEKEFRAEVCTIGNIQHVNLVRLRGFCSENSHRLLVYEYMPKGSLSAYLRRDGQNLSWDVRFRIAVGTAKGIAYLHEECRSCIIHCDIKPENILLDEDFSAKVSDFGLAKLLGRDFSRVLATMRGTWGYVAPEWISGLAITTKADVYSYGMTLLELIGGRRNVEAPTSARGEEGGTEEKWFFPPWAARQIVEGNIAAVIDERLCGMYDVTEAERLGLVAVWCIQDDESMRPSMGMVVKMLEGVVEITMPQPPKLLQALVSGESFHGVGVGSDNGTSRGTSRSGGFSSGYNPQLSTVSRESQASV encoded by the coding sequence ATGGTGCCACAGATAGTTCTCATTTTACTTATTTCAATGGCATTTGGGGTCAGTTCTATTCCAAATGCTAGTTCAGAAATAACAAAATCAAGAAACCATAATGTAAACATGACCCATGTTGCTAAATCCACTGAAGAGTTTTTTCCAACTGGTAGAAAGTTGGGATCTTTGAAAGGGAGCAGAAAGTTGGAATCTTTGAACGAATCTCGAGTTGTACTAAGTGGAAACATCACTATCTTGAGCGAGAACAATACATTTGAACTTGGTTTTTTCAAAACCAATGATGAAACTAAATGGTATCTGGGTATTTGGTTTGCTTCAGTTCCTACTCCTACTTATGTTTGGGTTGCTAACCGTGAAAGACCAATCAAGAATCCATCTTTAGCAACTATGGAGATTACTGAGGATGGAAAATTAGTTGTGAAGGAAGATTCAAGAACCATTGTTTGGGAAACAAGTAACTTGGATAAAGCTAAAGATGTAAAGCTTTTGGACCAAGGAAATTTGGTTCTTGTTTCTAGTGAAGGTAATTTGGTATGGCAAAGTTTTGATTTTCCTACAGATACTTGGCTTCCTGGTATGAACTTGACTGCTACAAAATGGCTTACATCTTGGAAAAGTTCCACTGATCCATCACAAGGAAGGTACTCCCTAAGGCTTCAACCCTCAAGTTATGGAGAGATAGTTCTTGTTTATAATGGTACTTATCCATATTGGTCAACTGGAAATTGGAGTGAAAATGCATTTGTTGGGGTACCAGAAATGACTGTTCCTTACATTTATAAGTTCAATTTTATATCACCCTTTACTCCTATGGCTTCATTTGGGTACTCTGAGGTGTCATTAGAGAATGGAATGCCACCTCCTTTAACTAGGTTCATTGTAGATTTTACTGGTCAGATTAAACAGTTCACTTGGTTCCAACAAGCACAAAGTTGGAACATGTTTTGGTCACAGCCAGAGAATCTGTGTAAGACTTATGGTTTGTGTGGGAATTTGGGGTTCTGTAATAGTAAGACATTGAATCCGTGCAAGTGTTTGCCAGGTTTCAGCCCTTTGGATAGTGATTCATGGGATGCAGGGGATTTTTCAGGTGGCTGTCGTCGCGAAAGCAATGAGATCTGTAGTAAGAAAGATGGGTTTGAGGAGGTTGGAATGGTTAGTTATGATGGAGCTAGGGTAGTTTCAATTACTGGAACTAGAAGTGAATGTGAGAGAGAATGTTTAGGTAATTGTTCTTGTATTGGTTTGTATCACAATGAGAAGACTAAGTTatgcaagaatttatatgtttcgTTGCTCAATCTTAGAAATCTTACATCTGATGGAACTATTGAGGATAAGCTATATGTGAGAGTTCAGGGAGGAGGGAATGCTCAAAAGAAGCAGATTCAAGGCAGATTACTTTTGATTGAAATGATCTGTGGATTTGTGGTAATTCTGTCAGTAGGAATTGGGACTTTCTTAGTGTTGAAGAGGAGAAGAATAAGGAAGAAGaataaagaagaggaagatgtATTTCCTATAATGAATTTGAAAGTGTTTTCATACAAAGAGCTTAATGCTGCAACAAAGGGATTTTCGGAGAAACTTGGACATGGTGGTTTTGGAACTGTATTCTTAGGGGAACTATCGGATTCTTCACTCGTGGCTGTGAAGCGACTTGAAAGACCTGGTGGCGGTGAAAAAGAATTTCGAGCTGAGGTATGCACTATAGGAAACATTCAGCATGTTAATTTAGTGAGATTAAGGGGATTTTGCTCTGAGAATTCTCATAGGCTTCTTGTTTATGAATACATGCCAAAGGGTTCTCTTAGCGCATATTTAAGGCGAGATGGTCAGAACCTAAGTTGGGATGTTAGATTCCGAATTGCTGTTGGGACAGCAAAAGGTATCGCTTATTTACACGAAGAGTGTCGTAGTTGTATAATACACTGTGACATTAAACCAGAGAATATTCTGCTAGATGAAGATTTCTCAGCAAAGGTTTCTGATTTTGGGCTTGCAAAGCTTCTTGGTAGGGACTTTAGTAGAGTGTTGGCAACCATGAGGGGTACTTGGGGATACGTTGCACCCGAGTGGATCTCTGGTTTGGCGATCACAACAAAAGCCGATGTATATAGCTACGGAATGACATTATTGGAACTGATAGGTGGTCGACGCAATGTAGAGGCACCAACTTCAGCAAGAGGTGAAGAGGGTGGAACAGAGGAGAAGTGGTTTTTCCCACCGTGGGCAGCACGCCAGATAGTCGAGGGAAACATTGCAGCTGTCATCGATGAAAGGCTATGTGGAATGTACGATGTCACGGAAGCAGAACGTCTAGGATTGGTAGCGGTTTGGTGCATTCAGGATGATGAATCAATGAGGCCTTCCATGGGAATGGTGGTGAAAATGTTGGAAGGAGTAGTGGAGATAACAATGCCTCAACCTCCAAAGCTGCTCCAAGCATTAGTATCGGGCGAATCATTTCACGGAGTAGGAGTTGGTTCTGATAACGGGACATCACGAGGGACATCGCGAAGTGGTGGTTTCAGCTCAGGTTATAATCCCCAACTCTCAACAGTATCCAGGGAATCTCAAGCTTCAGTTTAG